A stretch of the Nothobranchius furzeri strain GRZ-AD chromosome 5, NfurGRZ-RIMD1, whole genome shotgun sequence genome encodes the following:
- the LOC139069982 gene encoding G2/M phase-specific E3 ubiquitin-protein ligase-like, whose product MERENLPLVEEDVAVLLKQFQEDNLSGLVQKICIRRRKLLDTAIRAMSRLSFSWNDSPEIEFFGEEADDMGGPQREFFRLLMIEVQSTLGIFEGRAGQVFFAYDQSALEQNKFFQGGKLIGWSLAHGGPGIKALDPNLYQMMCGQDPPLEHFNPSLLPDPDVQEKLKRVLQCQTCEDLSMLKRDLGEWIADCGFPGVFNAKLEEVPKIYSYVVKHYIFLRSTKMINQFTEGISSCGRLWDLIKCNWIAFLPIFTNMQEPMSKGAFKALYLYTYSGEKGTNVREAEEETAFNFEMILNKIEDKVTDLTYEDILIFMTGADEVPVLGFPTKPTIGFYSQEPGQRRLPYASTCQMCLYLPRDTSEEDLHDLLCESIKGSHGFGKV is encoded by the exons ATGGAAAGAGAAAATCTGCCATTG GTTGAAGAGGATGTAGCTGTCCTCTTAAAACAATTCCAAGAGGACAACCTCTCAGGACTAGTGCAAAAGATCTGCATCAGAAGGCGAAAGCTTCTGGATACGGCCATCAGGGCAATGTCACGTTTAAGTTTCTCTTGGAATGACTCACCGGAAATAGAATTCTTCGGAGAAGAAGCGGATGATATGGGTGGGCCCCAGCGTGAATTTTTTCG ACTACTAATGATTGAAGTACAGTCAACCCTTGGGATATTTGAAGGCAGAGCTGGACAAGTATTCTTTGCTTACGACCAGTCTGCACTTGAACAAAATAAGTTCTTCCAGGGTGGAAAGCTTATTGGCTGGTCTTTAGCTCATGGTGGTCCAGGGATAAAGGCCCTGGATCCAAATTTGTACCAGATGATGTGTGGCCAGGATCCCCCATTAGAACACTTCAATCCTTCTCTTTTGCCAGACCCGGACGTGCAGGAAAAACTAAAAAGG GTTTTACAGTGCCAGACCTGTGAGGATCTTTCAATGCTTAAAAGGGACCTGGGAGAGTGGATTGCAGACTGTGGGTTCCCAGGTGTGTTCAACGCTAAGCTGGAAGAAGTCCCCAAGATATACTCCTATGTAGTGAAACACTACATTTTCTTGAG gtCAACAAAGATGATAAACCAATTCACTGAGGGAATCAGCAGCTGCGGAAGACTCTGGGACCTCATTAAATGCAACTGGATTGCATTTCTCCCAATCTTCACAAACATGCAAGAACCAATGTCAAAGGGAGCATTTAAGGCCCTATACCTGTACACCTACAGTGGGGAGAAAGGGACCAATGTACGGGAAGCAGAGGAGGAAACGGCATTCAACTTTGAGATGATCCTCAATAAAATCGAAG ACAAGGTCACTGACCTCACATACGAGGACATCCTGATTTTCATGACTGGTGCAGATGAGGTGCCCGTCCTGGGCTTTCCTACAAAACCAACCATAGGGTTCTACTCACAGGAGCCTGGACAGCGACGCCTGCCATACGCTTCAACCTGCCAAATGTGTCTTTATCTCCCCAGAGACACATCTGAGGAGGACTTGCATGACCTGCTTTGTGAGTCAATAAAGGGTTCACATGGTTTTGGTAAAGTCTGA